One part of the Solanum dulcamara chromosome 8, daSolDulc1.2, whole genome shotgun sequence genome encodes these proteins:
- the LOC129899860 gene encoding uncharacterized protein LOC129899860, giving the protein MFVSLLSKYGVKQKVSTPYHPQTSGQVEVSNREIKANLVKTVNDTRFDWSWKLEDILWAYRTAYNTLIGILTYQLVFGKSYHLPVKFDHMAMWSLKDAVDNDEAPLKTDEKDFFEIDHHAEDIYEGLVDLEDIYLQVVVEHTFAHLSPMEPPPALPSEISRTDAPIKDASVV; this is encoded by the exons ATGTTTGTGTCACTATTGAGCAAGTATGGTGTCAAACAAAAAGTTTCTACACCATATCACCCACAAACGAGTGGGCAAGTTGAAGTGTCGAATAGGGAGATAAAGGCCAATTTGGTAAAGACAGTGAATGACACTAGATTTGATTGGTCCTGGAAGTTGGAGGACATATTGTGGGCTTATAGAACTGCTTACAACACACTGATTGGAATATTGACATATCAATTGGTATTTGGTAAGTCTTATCACCTACCAGTTAAGTTTGATCATATGGCCATGTGGTCCTTGAAAG ATGCAGTTGATAACGATGAGGCACCTCTCAAGACTGATGAGAAGGACTTTTTTGAGATTGATCATCATGCCGAGGATATATATGAGGGCCTTGTTGATTTAGAGGATATCTATCTCCAGGTAGTTGTTGAGCATACATTTGCCCATCTATCTCCCATGGAGCCACCTCCTGCCCTTCCTAGTGAGATATCAAGAACTGATGCCCCAATTAAGGATGCGTCTGTAGTCTAG